In one Niallia taxi genomic region, the following are encoded:
- a CDS encoding tubby C-terminal domain-like protein, translated as MIHLNFIFLLILIGTFLRYLVYGEFDASSIVLASLFPITSVLMYIAASYLAKKEQAYSPKYDDSWSFYVLQKLLHTPKPLFKGKEKKGVYKRYYVKGWHWLIDSLMEGKSPMYYSFYLTIDDHNYKVEWKRDKIFSNNDKWVIYKDGEYFGEAATDFRLKNAVQLKECVKATFGREELLVTSKTIKGEAVLQCNDKVVGTIKRSSLVSSSHIISIDENSDTYILVLVLFRMYYK; from the coding sequence TTGATACACTTGAATTTTATATTTTTGCTTATTTTAATCGGAACATTTCTACGTTATCTTGTTTATGGCGAATTTGATGCATCATCCATTGTCTTAGCTTCTTTATTTCCCATTACTTCTGTCTTGATGTATATTGCTGCAAGCTATTTAGCCAAAAAGGAACAAGCTTATTCTCCGAAATATGACGATAGCTGGTCCTTTTATGTGCTGCAAAAACTGCTTCACACACCGAAGCCTCTTTTTAAAGGGAAGGAAAAAAAAGGCGTTTACAAACGCTATTATGTTAAAGGCTGGCATTGGCTTATTGATAGCCTAATGGAAGGCAAATCGCCAATGTATTATTCCTTTTACCTAACTATAGACGACCATAACTACAAAGTAGAGTGGAAGCGGGATAAAATTTTTTCCAACAATGATAAATGGGTTATTTATAAAGATGGCGAGTATTTTGGTGAAGCAGCAACTGACTTTCGATTAAAAAACGCAGTCCAATTAAAAGAATGTGTGAAAGCTACATTCGGTAGGGAAGAACTGCTTGTCACTTCAAAAACAATAAAAGGGGAGGCTGTATTACAATGTAATGATAAAGTTGTAGGAACCATAAAGCGCAGCAGTCTGGTAAGCAGTTCGCATATTATCAGCATAGATGAAAATTCAGACACCTACATATTGGTATTAGTGCTTTTCCGTATGTATTATAAATGA
- a CDS encoding DUF4397 domain-containing protein yields MHKQEDNSLNEAGMYNLLSDYYKYTNPDLHIYYYQKHLEVLRKALPQNSITTDLDRQTEYGKLRFIHTAAKKPVVDIYINGVKLFKEVSFKSVTNEMTLPVGRYQVDIYETGAMVDSLCSQKILVESNIFHTITFLESANNYLKLYTYQEDPFVHPSETKLRIIHLHPKMSALNIAVQKGDVVFPNLHLKAATSYLGLYPMTVYLEAKDAETNSKLASFPPLTLKENKAYSAFILEATSADVSAEILLISI; encoded by the coding sequence ATGCATAAACAAGAAGACAATTCCTTAAATGAAGCCGGAATGTACAATCTGCTAAGTGATTATTATAAATATACTAATCCAGACCTCCATATCTACTATTATCAAAAGCATCTCGAGGTTCTTAGAAAAGCTTTGCCGCAAAACTCGATAACAACAGACTTAGACAGGCAAACAGAGTACGGCAAACTAAGGTTCATCCACACCGCTGCCAAAAAGCCTGTTGTTGATATTTATATCAATGGAGTAAAGCTGTTTAAAGAGGTCTCCTTTAAATCGGTTACAAATGAGATGACATTACCAGTCGGCCGCTATCAGGTTGATATATATGAAACAGGAGCAATGGTTGATTCACTTTGCAGCCAAAAAATTCTTGTTGAGAGCAATATTTTTCATACCATTACATTTTTAGAATCAGCAAACAATTACTTAAAGCTTTACACCTATCAAGAAGACCCTTTTGTTCATCCATCGGAAACAAAGCTGCGTATCATTCATCTCCATCCAAAAATGTCTGCATTAAATATTGCCGTTCAAAAGGGCGATGTCGTTTTCCCTAATTTACATTTAAAGGCGGCCACTTCCTATCTTGGGCTTTACCCTATGACTGTCTACTTAGAAGCAAAGGATGCGGAAACAAACAGCAAGCTCGCAAGCTTTCCTCCACTCACATTAAAAGAAAATAAAGCTTATTCAGCCTTTATTCTAGAGGCTACCTCAGCGGATGTAAGCGCCGAAATACTACTGATTTCCATATAA
- the ilvA gene encoding threonine ammonia-lyase IlvA → MEQNVMKKMVQLEDILIAYQRIKDIVAHTPLQKNHRLSEKYDCNIYIKREDLQHVRSFKLRGAFYSMVMQEKEKMKNGVVCASAGNHAQGVAYSCRYLGVHGKIFMPATTPKQKVTQVKMFGKNYVEVVLVGDTFDDSYEEAIKCATGEERAFIHPFNDEHVIAGQGTVGIEIMNDIDEPVDYVFASIGGGGLMAGLSTYIKGVSPGTKMIGVEPAGAPSMKEAILQRQVVTLSKIDKFVDGAAVKRVGEKSYDVCKQLLEDILLVPEGKVCTSILSLYNEHAIVAEPAGALPVAALDLYRDKIKGKNVVVVISGGNNDIDRMQDIKERSLLYEGLLYHFIVNFPQRAGALREFLDEVLGPDDDITRFEYIKKNNKENGPALVGLELKHREDYKGLIERMDIKGFAYTELNKDSNLFNLLV, encoded by the coding sequence ATGGAACAAAATGTAATGAAAAAAATGGTGCAGCTGGAGGATATTCTAATTGCATACCAGCGAATTAAAGACATAGTGGCCCATACTCCTTTACAAAAGAATCATAGATTATCAGAGAAATATGATTGTAATATCTATATCAAAAGAGAAGATTTACAGCATGTTCGTTCCTTTAAATTAAGAGGAGCCTTTTATTCTATGGTAATGCAGGAAAAAGAAAAAATGAAAAATGGAGTAGTGTGTGCAAGTGCAGGGAATCATGCGCAGGGAGTTGCCTATTCATGCCGGTATTTAGGTGTGCATGGGAAGATTTTTATGCCTGCAACAACACCGAAGCAAAAAGTAACACAGGTAAAAATGTTCGGTAAAAATTATGTCGAGGTTGTTTTAGTAGGAGATACGTTTGACGACTCGTACGAAGAAGCAATTAAGTGTGCCACTGGGGAAGAGCGCGCATTTATCCATCCGTTTAATGATGAGCATGTGATTGCAGGTCAAGGAACAGTAGGTATTGAGATTATGAATGACATCGATGAGCCTGTCGATTATGTGTTTGCAAGCATTGGCGGAGGCGGACTAATGGCAGGATTAAGCACTTATATTAAAGGTGTGTCTCCTGGAACGAAAATGATCGGCGTTGAGCCAGCAGGTGCTCCTTCGATGAAGGAGGCTATCTTGCAGCGCCAAGTCGTGACACTTAGTAAAATTGATAAATTTGTTGACGGTGCTGCCGTCAAGCGTGTTGGCGAAAAAAGCTATGATGTGTGTAAACAGCTGCTTGAGGATATTCTGCTCGTTCCAGAAGGAAAGGTATGCACATCTATTCTTTCTCTTTATAATGAGCACGCTATCGTTGCAGAGCCAGCAGGTGCTCTCCCTGTTGCTGCATTGGATTTATATAGGGACAAGATTAAAGGAAAAAATGTCGTTGTTGTTATCAGCGGAGGCAATAATGATATCGACAGAATGCAGGATATTAAAGAACGATCCTTATTATATGAAGGACTGCTTTATCATTTCATCGTCAATTTCCCACAAAGAGCTGGAGCACTAAGGGAATTCCTTGATGAAGTGTTAGGGCCTGATGATGATATAACAAGGTTTGAATACATCAAGAAAAACAATAAGGAAAATGGACCAGCGCTAGTAGGACTGGAGCTTAAGCACAGGGAAGACTATAAAGGGCTAATTGAGAGAATGGACATCAAGGGCTTTGCTTATACAGAGCTTAATAAAGATTCAAATTTATTTAATTTGCTTGTTTAA
- the rsgA gene encoding ribosome small subunit-dependent GTPase A — protein sequence MDLNKIGFNENINNALEKLNKEGLIAGRVALEHKRLYRVYTEIGELLCEVSGKLSFDAVGRDDYPAVGDWVAVLPRNGEGKGTIISVLPRKSKFSRKAAGMTTEEQIVAANVDTIFLVNSLNEDLNLRRIERYLTLTWESGANPVILLTKSELAENAADKIASVESIAFGVPVIAISVHGKQGLESLNDYLLPQKTIGLLGSSGVGKSTLTNYLLGYEKQLVQNIREDDDKGRHTTTYREMVVLPNGCVLIDTPGMRELQLWNSDSGLSESFTDVEQLATKCRFRDCSHIGEAGCAVKQAVEEGRLEEARLNSYFKMNRELAYLERRQSKKAQADEKKKWKSIHKAIKAKRK from the coding sequence ATGGATTTGAATAAAATTGGGTTTAATGAAAATATAAACAATGCTTTAGAAAAATTAAACAAGGAAGGTCTCATTGCAGGACGGGTTGCTTTAGAGCATAAGAGACTTTATCGAGTATATACGGAAATTGGAGAATTATTGTGTGAGGTTTCCGGAAAACTGTCCTTTGATGCTGTTGGCAGAGATGATTATCCAGCTGTAGGCGATTGGGTGGCTGTATTGCCTCGTAATGGTGAAGGGAAAGGGACCATCATTTCCGTTCTTCCAAGGAAAAGTAAGTTTTCCAGGAAAGCAGCAGGAATGACAACAGAGGAGCAAATTGTCGCCGCAAATGTCGATACTATTTTTCTTGTCAATTCCCTAAATGAGGATTTGAATTTACGTAGGATAGAAAGATACTTGACGCTGACATGGGAAAGCGGAGCAAATCCAGTGATTTTGCTAACGAAATCTGAGCTTGCTGAAAATGCGGCAGACAAAATTGCCAGTGTGGAATCCATTGCATTTGGTGTTCCAGTTATCGCCATAAGTGTTCATGGAAAACAGGGACTTGAGTCCTTAAATGATTATTTGCTTCCGCAAAAAACAATTGGGTTATTAGGCTCCTCAGGTGTTGGAAAGTCAACGTTGACTAATTATCTGCTTGGTTATGAAAAGCAGTTAGTTCAGAACATTAGAGAGGACGATGATAAGGGGCGCCATACAACGACATATCGAGAAATGGTTGTGCTGCCTAATGGCTGTGTTCTGATTGATACACCAGGAATGAGAGAGCTGCAGCTTTGGAACAGTGATTCAGGTTTATCAGAAAGCTTTACAGATGTCGAGCAGCTTGCAACAAAATGCCGATTCAGGGACTGCAGCCATATAGGTGAAGCAGGTTGTGCTGTTAAGCAGGCGGTAGAGGAAGGAAGATTGGAAGAGGCACGTCTCAACAGCTATTTCAAGATGAACAGAGAGCTCGCCTATTTGGAAAGAAGGCAAAGCAAAAAAGCACAGGCAGATGAAAAGAAGAAATGGAAAAGTATTCACAAAGCGATAAAAGCAAAGCGTAAATAA
- a CDS encoding YpmS family protein, with protein MFKKKWKAAFLLLAGINIVILLALVLLIFLPAERSTSDSADAGNEEVIPFQVTTNKEDLTLLINSYLEKEGLNGPVHYEVNLSDEVELFGYLPIFNSDIEMKLTFEPIPLENGDLTLKQKSISIGQLSLPVSYVMKFIENQYKLPTWVNINPDDETIDVHLTNMKIGDGMSAEVKEFDLENDRIQFNLLLPVTE; from the coding sequence TTGTTTAAGAAAAAATGGAAAGCAGCATTTTTACTATTAGCAGGCATCAATATTGTTATACTGCTTGCACTTGTCCTGCTGATATTTTTACCTGCTGAAAGGTCAACTTCGGACAGTGCGGATGCAGGAAATGAGGAGGTTATCCCATTTCAGGTTACAACGAATAAGGAAGACTTGACGTTGCTCATCAACAGCTACTTGGAGAAGGAAGGCTTAAATGGACCTGTCCATTATGAGGTTAACTTATCAGATGAAGTAGAGCTTTTCGGTTATTTACCGATTTTTAACAGTGATATTGAAATGAAACTGACATTTGAACCAATCCCGCTTGAAAATGGAGATCTCACATTAAAGCAAAAATCAATCAGTATTGGGCAGCTGTCCTTACCAGTATCTTATGTTATGAAGTTTATTGAAAATCAATATAAGCTGCCAACTTGGGTTAATATAAATCCAGATGATGAGACAATTGATGTACATCTAACAAATATGAAAATTGGGGACGGCATGAGTGCGGAAGTAAAGGAATTTGATCTTGAAAATGATCGTATTCAGTTTAATCTGCTCCTTCCTGTTACGGAATAA
- a CDS encoding YflJ family protein produces MAYFGSKGWYVSRLKELGVNRHPQEQRKLELYKTYILRNLYQEQLEKIKGNV; encoded by the coding sequence ATGGCGTATTTTGGTTCGAAGGGCTGGTATGTTAGCCGTCTGAAGGAATTGGGAGTAAACAGACATCCACAAGAACAAAGGAAGCTTGAATTATACAAAACATATATTTTAAGGAATTTATATCAGGAGCAGCTCGAAAAAATAAAAGGCAATGTTTAG
- a CDS encoding GDSL-type esterase/lipase family protein: MKNKTYTLLISSVIGLAFVLLYCLYQPNQTSSTAKNVFDKIRSSEPISYLIIGDSIGRGSGASKDQTKWFSLLEQSMFEQHGTPMQRNMLVQSGATAFEGLYKFRNSSLQNIDLVFIVFGENDRKYMNKEVFYTFYSQLLMQVKEKYPTAEIITLTESSLDNEKFADTIAEVSKEVNAINLDMRIPFNESGKSMKRLTKDLVHPNDDGYLLYGDYIYHYLESRIQKGNKSTDIPKNEFAAKAINMETKNDYHYKDSSFIKRDGYYTSDEKGASIDFTFTGTYLGANMIRSPLGGLVDVYIDDEFVTSISTWWPFKKPRSLYIAGGLSDSKHTVSFRMKGKSSSHNTSGFHRVQISSIIVQDN, from the coding sequence ATGAAAAACAAAACCTATACTCTTTTAATCAGCTCCGTAATTGGATTAGCTTTCGTTTTATTGTATTGCCTCTATCAACCAAATCAGACAAGCTCCACAGCCAAAAATGTATTTGACAAAATCAGATCAAGTGAGCCAATATCTTATTTAATAATTGGAGACAGTATCGGTAGAGGGTCTGGTGCGAGCAAGGATCAAACAAAATGGTTTTCCTTGTTAGAGCAGTCCATGTTTGAACAGCACGGTACACCAATGCAGAGGAATATGCTTGTTCAAAGCGGGGCTACAGCTTTTGAAGGCTTATATAAATTCAGAAATTCCTCCCTTCAGAATATTGATCTTGTTTTTATCGTATTCGGTGAAAATGATCGGAAATATATGAATAAGGAAGTATTCTACACCTTTTACAGCCAGCTACTTATGCAAGTAAAGGAGAAATACCCGACTGCAGAAATTATTACACTTACAGAAAGCAGCTTAGACAATGAAAAATTTGCCGATACAATTGCGGAAGTATCAAAAGAAGTAAATGCGATAAATCTTGATATGAGAATTCCGTTTAATGAATCGGGTAAAAGCATGAAACGTTTAACAAAAGATCTAGTCCACCCAAATGACGATGGCTATCTGCTATATGGTGATTATATTTATCATTATTTAGAATCAAGAATACAAAAAGGGAATAAAAGCACCGATATTCCCAAAAATGAATTTGCTGCAAAGGCAATCAACATGGAAACAAAAAACGACTATCACTATAAAGACAGCTCTTTTATTAAAAGGGACGGCTATTATACCTCTGATGAAAAAGGAGCTAGCATTGACTTTACCTTTACGGGCACTTATCTTGGGGCAAATATGATAAGAAGTCCCTTAGGAGGCTTGGTGGATGTTTATATTGATGACGAGTTTGTTACAAGCATTTCAACATGGTGGCCCTTCAAAAAGCCTCGTTCCTTATATATTGCCGGCGGGCTTTCTGACAGCAAGCACACCGTGTCGTTTCGTATGAAGGGTAAATCTTCGTCACATAATACTTCCGGTTTTCACAGGGTACAAATTTCATCGATAATCGTGCAAGATAACTAA
- a CDS encoding SGNH/GDSL hydrolase family protein, whose protein sequence is MRPFTLIISIITLLLLSSCGNNTSFQKNNGKETVLAMKQEVPESFVSEELNVVAAGDSLTQGVGDSTGTGGYVPYLQKLFQQEQGIGTVTINNYGVKGNRTDQLLKKIKSAEVKQSISDADMVILTIGGNDIMKVVRDHISNLQLDDFTPQMKTFETNLYNVLREIRKDNQQAAIVLVGVYNPFTKWFADVDEMNDIVTEWNRTGENILTLYDNTYFVPIEQIFSDTTENLLYTDYFHPNDKGYQLIADEIYTKVKDTAIGEILATKRMNRENRGE, encoded by the coding sequence ATGAGACCATTTACCTTAATAATTTCTATTATTACGCTTTTATTGCTTTCTTCTTGTGGCAACAATACCTCTTTTCAAAAAAACAATGGAAAAGAAACTGTTTTGGCCATGAAGCAGGAAGTCCCTGAGAGCTTTGTTTCGGAGGAATTAAATGTTGTTGCTGCAGGTGATTCTTTAACACAAGGGGTCGGTGACAGTACTGGTACAGGAGGCTATGTCCCTTATTTACAGAAATTATTTCAGCAAGAGCAGGGAATAGGAACCGTAACCATTAACAATTATGGTGTAAAAGGCAACAGGACGGACCAGCTTTTGAAAAAAATTAAATCTGCGGAAGTGAAGCAGTCGATTAGTGATGCTGATATGGTTATATTAACAATCGGTGGAAATGATATTATGAAGGTTGTTAGGGACCATATTTCGAATTTGCAGCTTGATGATTTTACACCACAGATGAAAACCTTCGAAACAAATCTTTATAATGTTCTGAGAGAAATTCGCAAAGACAATCAACAGGCAGCAATTGTTCTTGTTGGGGTATATAATCCTTTCACGAAGTGGTTTGCAGATGTGGATGAGATGAATGATATTGTGACAGAATGGAATAGGACTGGGGAAAACATACTTACCCTTTATGACAACACGTATTTTGTCCCAATTGAACAAATCTTTTCCGATACTACGGAAAACCTATTGTATACGGACTATTTTCACCCGAATGATAAGGGCTATCAGCTGATTGCTGATGAAATATACACGAAAGTTAAAGATACTGCCATTGGGGAAATTTTGGCGACAAAGCGCATGAATAGAGAAAACAGAGGAGAATGA
- a CDS encoding ATP-binding protein — translation MMIKKMKQIPLLNKIQLFSFCMPLFLLACAAIAIFAIFSYEWKEDLTYRADSLLKTAGYQLTNADKSSTISNQDKEMLTSLLTIQQETVTNTYICLYDESSACQEWSVIHQDGTYSTVSSTALQKVYNQIGRKGVSNNNADFLGFHKENSSYFYTAFLPLTDEDDKIVGGIGMDISADNLFHDIHKLLAAIITIFVVTALLLFVYTKITISKYLLPLKEVIWGLQEISSGNLEVELTSNGASDIRMISESLNEMVRKLAMLFTRLSKTSKELGTLSRDIELNSVEEALNEMDNIMNYTKIHRELQRAEKMNAIGQLAASVAHEIRNPMTVVKGFLQIFLAKEHISEEERMYIKLMIEEMNRAETIINDYLSLAKPGIEQTEKIDGQDMIIKVIDLMYSYAMMSKSITFERDIQQVFLRANRSELKQVLINIVKNGIESMQQGGVLSVYLYTKEGYGIFEITDTGIGMTEEELSRLGTAFYSLKEKGTGMGLMVSYQMIEQMKGKIEVESKKGMGTTFKVFIPLY, via the coding sequence ATGATGATAAAAAAAATGAAGCAAATTCCTCTATTAAATAAAATTCAATTATTCTCTTTCTGTATGCCCTTATTTCTTTTAGCGTGTGCTGCTATCGCCATTTTTGCGATTTTTTCCTACGAATGGAAGGAAGACTTGACTTATCGTGCTGACAGTCTGTTAAAGACTGCAGGATATCAGCTAACGAATGCTGATAAAAGCAGCACGATAAGTAATCAAGATAAGGAAATGCTCACATCCTTGCTAACAATACAGCAAGAAACGGTAACTAATACATATATTTGCTTATATGATGAATCCTCTGCATGCCAGGAGTGGTCAGTAATTCATCAGGACGGCACATATTCAACTGTAAGCAGTACAGCTTTACAGAAGGTATACAATCAAATTGGGAGAAAAGGTGTTTCAAACAACAATGCTGATTTCCTTGGCTTTCATAAGGAAAACAGCAGCTATTTTTATACTGCCTTCCTTCCTTTAACTGATGAAGATGACAAAATTGTCGGCGGAATTGGCATGGATATATCTGCGGATAATCTGTTCCATGATATTCACAAGCTACTTGCTGCTATCATTACTATATTTGTTGTGACTGCACTCCTTTTGTTTGTCTATACGAAAATAACAATAAGTAAATACCTCCTTCCATTAAAGGAGGTTATTTGGGGACTTCAGGAGATCAGCAGTGGCAATTTGGAGGTAGAGCTTACTAGCAATGGTGCTTCTGATATTAGGATGATAAGCGAGAGCCTTAACGAGATGGTTAGAAAACTCGCTATGCTTTTTACAAGACTGTCTAAAACCTCCAAAGAATTAGGTACTTTATCGCGTGATATTGAATTGAATTCTGTGGAAGAGGCACTGAATGAAATGGATAATATTATGAATTACACGAAAATTCATCGGGAGCTGCAGCGTGCAGAAAAAATGAATGCAATCGGTCAACTTGCAGCATCTGTTGCACACGAAATTAGAAATCCAATGACAGTTGTTAAAGGTTTTCTGCAAATATTCTTGGCAAAGGAGCATATAAGCGAAGAGGAACGAATGTACATAAAGCTGATGATAGAAGAAATGAATCGGGCTGAGACAATTATCAACGATTATTTATCCTTGGCTAAGCCTGGAATTGAGCAAACAGAAAAAATTGATGGTCAAGATATGATAATAAAGGTGATTGATCTTATGTACTCCTATGCCATGATGTCGAAAAGTATTACTTTTGAACGGGATATACAGCAAGTATTTTTACGTGCAAACAGGAGTGAATTAAAGCAGGTGTTAATCAATATCGTTAAAAATGGGATTGAATCCATGCAGCAAGGCGGAGTATTAAGTGTTTATCTATACACAAAAGAAGGGTATGGAATATTTGAAATAACAGACACTGGTATTGGGATGACAGAGGAAGAATTAAGCAGGCTTGGCACTGCCTTTTATTCCTTAAAGGAAAAAGGCACAGGCATGGGATTAATGGTCAGCTACCAAATGATTGAACAGATGAAAGGCAAAATAGAAGTGGAAAGTAAAAAAGGCATGGGAACAACATTTAAAGTATTTATTCCACTTTATTAA
- a CDS encoding YozE family protein translates to MTKSFYHFLMKFRHPEPKDAISRFANHAYLDHSFPKNSFDYDEVSNYLELNGHYLDSMRIFDEAWETYLFQEEKETRY, encoded by the coding sequence ATGACAAAATCTTTTTACCATTTTTTAATGAAATTCCGACATCCCGAGCCAAAGGACGCTATCAGCAGATTTGCAAATCATGCTTATTTAGATCACAGTTTTCCTAAAAACAGCTTTGACTATGATGAAGTGAGCAATTATTTGGAGCTTAATGGCCATTATTTAGACAGTATGAGAATCTTTGATGAAGCATGGGAGACCTATTTATTTCAAGAAGAGAAGGAAACACGCTATTAG
- the msrA gene encoding peptide-methionine (S)-S-oxide reductase MsrA: protein MEKQYEKATFAGGCFWCMVKPFDQQPGIISVVSGYTGGHKENPTYKEVCSETTGHYEAVQITYDPSLFPYEKLLELYWQQIDPTDPGGQFFDRGLSYQTAIFYHNEEQKKSAEESKKALGESGKFNKPIATKIIPATAFYDAEEYHQDYYKKNSLHYNAYHVGSGRAAFIKNNWGDKHE from the coding sequence ATGGAAAAACAATACGAAAAAGCAACATTTGCCGGCGGCTGTTTCTGGTGTATGGTTAAGCCTTTTGATCAACAGCCTGGAATTATTTCAGTCGTTTCAGGCTATACAGGTGGACATAAGGAAAATCCTACATATAAGGAGGTCTGTTCTGAGACAACAGGTCATTATGAGGCAGTCCAGATTACTTATGATCCTTCCCTGTTTCCTTACGAAAAGCTCCTTGAACTCTATTGGCAGCAAATTGATCCGACAGATCCAGGCGGGCAGTTTTTTGACAGAGGATTGTCTTATCAAACTGCGATATTCTATCATAATGAAGAACAGAAAAAGTCAGCAGAGGAATCAAAAAAGGCTTTAGGAGAAAGCGGCAAATTCAATAAGCCGATTGCGACAAAGATCATTCCAGCAACTGCTTTTTATGATGCGGAAGAATATCATCAAGATTATTATAAGAAAAATTCCCTGCATTATAATGCCTATCATGTAGGGTCAGGCAGAGCCGCGTTTATTAAGAATAACTGGGGGGATAAGCATGAATAA
- a CDS encoding YozD family protein yields MKEIDVIIDTEEIAEFFFRELLKRGYVPTEDEMDELADITFEYLLEKCIIDEELDD; encoded by the coding sequence TTGAAAGAGATTGATGTAATAATAGATACGGAGGAAATTGCTGAGTTTTTCTTTCGTGAGCTATTAAAAAGGGGATACGTTCCCACAGAAGATGAGATGGATGAATTGGCTGACATCACGTTTGAATATTTGCTTGAAAAATGCATTATTGATGAAGAATTAGATGACTAG
- the msrB gene encoding peptide-methionine (R)-S-oxide reductase MsrB, translated as MNKNELKEKLTPIQYEVTQNNGTEPPFHNEYWNEFADGIYVDVISGKPLFSSNDKYDAGCGWPSFTKPISEEDLVENTDTSHFMVRTEVRTKETDSHLGHVFNDGPHPSGLRYCMNSASLRFVRKEDLEAEGYGKYKVLFDED; from the coding sequence ATGAATAAAAACGAATTGAAAGAAAAACTAACACCAATTCAATATGAAGTTACACAAAACAACGGCACAGAACCGCCGTTTCATAATGAGTACTGGAACGAATTTGCGGACGGCATTTATGTGGATGTCATCTCAGGTAAACCATTGTTCAGCTCAAACGACAAGTATGATGCAGGCTGCGGTTGGCCTAGCTTCACAAAACCAATTTCAGAAGAGGATCTTGTAGAAAATACAGATACAAGCCATTTCATGGTGAGAACAGAGGTAAGAACAAAGGAAACCGATTCCCACCTTGGCCATGTCTTCAACGATGGACCACATCCATCAGGATTACGATACTGCATGAATTCTGCATCTCTTCGTTTCGTTAGAAAAGAAGACCTAGAAGCAGAAGGCTATGGCAAGTATAAAGTTTTGTTTGACGAAGATTGA
- a CDS encoding DegV family protein has protein sequence MKRIKIVTDSTVDLADELIEKYEIEVIPLSITINGETFLDRVDIEPAEFIQKMKEADNLPKTSQPPVGLFLETYNKLSEQGYEIISIHMTGGMSGTVDSARSAATLTEADVTVFDSEFISKALSFQVIEAAICAQNGKNKDEIIEKIQHIKKHTKLYVVVDTLENLIKGGRIGKGKAFIGSLLNIKPIASLEEGVYNPVTKVRSRAQAVKYLANAFAEDCLGKTIKRVGITHADSLDYAKMLQEAIEKVSGFNKIEIDFTTPVISTHTGPGALGFSYYAE, from the coding sequence ATGAAAAGAATTAAAATTGTTACTGACTCCACCGTAGATTTGGCAGATGAATTGATTGAAAAATATGAAATTGAAGTGATTCCTTTATCCATAACAATTAATGGGGAAACTTTTTTAGATAGAGTAGATATAGAACCAGCAGAATTTATTCAAAAAATGAAGGAAGCAGACAATCTTCCGAAAACATCTCAACCTCCAGTAGGCTTGTTTTTGGAAACCTACAATAAGCTAAGTGAACAGGGATATGAGATTATTTCTATTCATATGACTGGCGGAATGAGCGGAACAGTTGATTCTGCCCGCAGTGCTGCTACTTTAACAGAGGCAGATGTTACCGTATTTGATTCTGAGTTTATTTCCAAAGCCTTATCCTTCCAGGTTATAGAAGCAGCAATATGTGCACAAAATGGGAAAAATAAAGACGAAATCATCGAAAAAATTCAGCATATTAAGAAGCATACGAAGCTATATGTTGTGGTGGATACACTTGAAAACTTGATAAAAGGTGGAAGAATAGGCAAAGGGAAAGCTTTTATTGGTTCACTCTTGAACATAAAGCCGATCGCCTCATTAGAAGAAGGAGTATACAACCCTGTCACTAAAGTGCGAAGCAGAGCGCAAGCAGTTAAGTATTTGGCAAATGCGTTTGCAGAGGATTGCTTAGGAAAAACCATCAAAAGAGTTGGTATCACACATGCAGACAGTCTCGATTATGCCAAAATGCTTCAGGAAGCAATTGAGAAGGTTTCAGGCTTTAATAAAATCGAAATAGATTTCACTACACCAGTTATAAGTACACACACAGGACCTGGAGCATTGGGATTCAGCTACTATGCTGAATAA